The nucleotide sequence TAGTGTGTCGACCATCAAATATAAGCTCGTTGCCTCTCGAACCTTGTCCAATTTTTCAACGATTTCATTCACGGACTTGCCCTGTTCTGCCATCTTTGCCGCCTCGATCACCTGGAAACTAAGCGCTAGTGAGATAAACCGTGAGTCGACGACAGTTACTTTTGCATCTGCCATCTCCGCTGCACTTTTCGCTGAGGCGACGGTACCACTCATCCCTTCTGTCATATGAATCGAAAGCACCTCACTACCGTCAGCACCCAGCCGATTGTACACATCAACAAATTTCCCAACAGCCGGTTGTGATGTTTTCGGTAATTCTTTTGATTGCTTTAACTTTTCAAGAAATTGTGACGGTGTAATCTCAACACGATCGAGAAAGCTCTCCCCTTCAATATTCACGGACAATGAAACAACCTCAATATTGTATTGACGCAAGATTTCATCCGAGATATCTAACGTAGAATCGGTAACTATTTTTACTTTACTCATGTACGCTCCTATTCTGTCTATATGCAAGTTTTGACGAGGGTATTTTACTACCCATCCTATCTAACAATCACTACGCTGTAAAGGCTTTCTATCACCTTGAAAGTTATTGTTATCATTCCCTATCTGCTGAACGGTATGCACTAAAAAATTAAGAGCCAAGTTTTTTATTTTCGTGATCAGCCTCTTGTGTCTCACTAGCTGCACCTTTAAGCTCTTGATTTAGGAGCTTAAACATCGAAACCATCATGACGAGCATAACCACTGTAAAAGGAAGTGCTGCTAAAATCGATGCCGTCTGTAGTCCTTCCAAACCACCGCTCACTAACAGCAGACCTGCAATGCCAGCAATTAAGCCACCCCAAATGACTTTTACAAGCATGGTTGGCTCCAAACTCCCATGCGAGGTTAAACTTCCTAAAACATATGTAGCCGAATCAGCTGAAGTGATAAAGAAAATGATAATTAACACCAATCCGAGAACGCTCATGAACGTTCCTAATGGAAATTCACCAAGCGTCGCAAATAAAGCCAATTCGACACTGTTACGGACCATATCAGAAATCATAACACCTTCAATGATTTCTAAATATAAGGCCGAGCCTCCAAAAGCGGTAAACCAAATGGCCGCAACCGCTGATGGTACGACTAAGACACCAAAAATGTATTCCTTAATCGTTCGTCCGCGGGAGATTCGCGCAATAAAAATGCCCATAAAAGGTGCCCACGTAATGTGCCATGCCCAATAAAAGATCGTATTGTTTCCGAGCCAATCACTATCGGTAAACGGCGTCATCGTCATGCTCATCGGAATCACCTGATGAAGGTAACCTCCAATCGTCGTTATTAAATTATCAAAGATAAACACAGTCGGTCCGATCAAAATTATAAACACGAGTAACACTGACGCAATCGTTAAGTTCGTAATACTTAAGTAGCGAATCCCTTTATTAACACCCGTTGCAGCTGAAAACATAAACAATACTGATACAATTGCAATAATACTTAGCTGTGTCAAAATATGATTAGGAATGTTGGTTAAATACGAAAGTCCCCCACTAACCTGCAATGCACTTAACCCGAATGTCGTCGCCACTCCTGTCGCTGTTGCAAGGACCGCAAGGACATCAATGCTTTTACCAATTGGCCCTGTCGCCCGCTCCCCCAATAGCGGGATAAACGCCGAACTAATTAGTGGCGGTTGATCCTTTTTATATTTGAGAAAGGCAAGAACTAAACCGACAAGTGCAAAAATCGCCCACGGATGCAGTGCCCAATGAAAAACGCTGTAACGCAAGGCCGCCTCCGCTGCCTCACCCGTTTGCGGCGTGATGCCTGCTGGTGAATCGATATAATATAGAACAGGCTCAGCGACTCCCCAAAACACAAAACCGACACCAAGACCAGCTGAAAATAGCATTCCAATCCATGTATAAAACGAATACTCCGGATGGTCCTCTTGTTTTCCAAGTTTAATATCTTTAAAGCGCCCAAATGCTAGATATAGCGCTACGACAACGAAAATTGCTGTTGCCACCATGTAAAACCAACCAAACCGTTCAATAATACCGATCAGTAAAAAATCAGCAGTTTCAAATAAACCTTCAGGATTAACAACACCGATCAAAAGAAAAGCAATGACTAAACAAACAGAAAGGATGAAAACAGTGCCAGGGCTCTTCTTTCGATACACATACCTCCACATAAACCTCATCATTCCACTCCCCAAAATGGTTATAAAAAAAGTCTCTGAT is from Desertibacillus haloalkaliphilus and encodes:
- a CDS encoding BCCT family transporter; translated protein: MYRKKSPGTVFILSVCLVIAFLLIGVVNPEGLFETADFLLIGIIERFGWFYMVATAIFVVVALYLAFGRFKDIKLGKQEDHPEYSFYTWIGMLFSAGLGVGFVFWGVAEPVLYYIDSPAGITPQTGEAAEAALRYSVFHWALHPWAIFALVGLVLAFLKYKKDQPPLISSAFIPLLGERATGPIGKSIDVLAVLATATGVATTFGLSALQVSGGLSYLTNIPNHILTQLSIIAIVSVLFMFSAATGVNKGIRYLSITNLTIASVLLVFIILIGPTVFIFDNLITTIGGYLHQVIPMSMTMTPFTDSDWLGNNTIFYWAWHITWAPFMGIFIARISRGRTIKEYIFGVLVVPSAVAAIWFTAFGGSALYLEIIEGVMISDMVRNSVELALFATLGEFPLGTFMSVLGLVLIIIFFITSADSATYVLGSLTSHGSLEPTMLVKVIWGGLIAGIAGLLLVSGGLEGLQTASILAALPFTVVMLVMMVSMFKLLNQELKGAASETQEADHENKKLGS
- a CDS encoding DegV family protein, yielding MSKVKIVTDSTLDISDEILRQYNIEVVSLSVNIEGESFLDRVEITPSQFLEKLKQSKELPKTSQPAVGKFVDVYNRLGADGSEVLSIHMTEGMSGTVASAKSAAEMADAKVTVVDSRFISLALSFQVIEAAKMAEQGKSVNEIVEKLDKVREATSLYLMVDTLEYLAKGGRIGRGKALLGSILNVKPIASLADGVYTPVTKVRTYNKMITYFRNMFEKETEGRTVKAIGIVHVDAYDLASRLKAELEKLTSVEVTLSETTPVISTHTGPGALALMYYSE